Proteins encoded by one window of Erythrobacter sp.:
- a CDS encoding glycine zipper 2TM domain-containing protein: MNKTLLALAAATSLALPAAPAMAQGGPPSWAPAHGYRDNDRGYDRYDRYDRRDQRRDRRDRRHARNDRYDDYGRYREPRRINRGDRVWRGNDGRYYCQRDNGTTGLIIGAAGGALLGREIDGGRDRTVGTILGAALGGLLGREIDRGEARCR; encoded by the coding sequence ATGAACAAGACCCTGCTTGCATTAGCCGCGGCCACCTCGCTGGCCCTCCCCGCCGCGCCCGCGATGGCGCAGGGCGGCCCCCCTTCCTGGGCACCCGCGCACGGCTATCGCGACAATGATCGCGGTTACGACCGGTATGATCGGTACGACCGCCGCGACCAACGTCGCGATCGCCGCGATCGGCGCCATGCCCGCAATGACCGCTATGACGACTACGGCCGCTACCGCGAACCGCGTCGCATCAACCGTGGTGACCGCGTTTGGCGCGGCAACGATGGCCGCTATTACTGCCAGCGTGACAATGGCACCACCGGCCTGATCATCGGCGCTGCCGGCGGAGCCCTGCTCGGCCGCGAGATCGACGGCGGACGCGATCGCACCGTCGGCACGATCCTCGGTGCCGCGCTCGGTGGCCTGCTGGGCCGCGAGATCGACCGGGGTGAAGCGCGCTGTCGCTAA
- a CDS encoding NAD(+) synthase, producing the protein MTERTHPFFDMHMHGFVRVATSTPKTRTADVTYNVAGIIDQAQAAHERHVDLLLYPELTVSSYAIDDLHIQAALLEAVEAGIENVRAASEDLTPVLVIGAPLRRNGRIYNCAVVIAQGEILGAVPKSYLPNYREFYEKRWFARGNKCRNLWIGVNGEEVPFGVDLIFAASNLPGFTFGVEICEDFWSPTPPGTMAALAGATILLNLSASNITIGKSDERHMLCRSSSSRNVCAYAYSASGFGESTTDLSWDGQGMIYELGDLLVESVRFELEPELCLADVDTARILNDRMRMGTFNDAAEDAGRPEDSFRTIGFEHACAEGDIGLKRAIRRFPFVPNRLEKLDQDAYEAFNIQVDALMRRMMATRSKALVIGISGGLDSTHALIVAAKACDTLGLPRSTIHGYTMPGFATSEGTKSNAWKLMRAFGITAEEIDIRPAARQMLADMNHPFADGEPVHDVTFENVQAGLRTDYLFRLANHHHGFVIGTGDLSELALGWCTYGVGDQMSHYAVNSGVPKTLIQYLIRWAIRSEQFDAEVDAALEEVLSIEISPELVPPGEDGAIQSTESIIGPYELNDFFLHHVIRWGHSPSHVAFLCWHAWKDAAEGEWPHEFPHAKKNAYDLATIRGWLEKFLLRFFQTSQFKRSALPNGPKVSAGGALSPRGDWRAPSDSVADVWLAELRGKVPESD; encoded by the coding sequence ATGACCGAACGGACGCACCCCTTCTTCGACATGCACATGCACGGCTTCGTGCGCGTCGCCACCAGCACTCCCAAAACCCGCACGGCCGACGTCACCTACAATGTGGCCGGGATCATCGATCAGGCGCAGGCCGCGCATGAGCGCCACGTCGACCTGCTGCTCTATCCCGAACTGACCGTATCGTCCTACGCGATCGATGACCTGCACATCCAGGCGGCGCTGCTCGAAGCGGTGGAGGCCGGGATCGAGAACGTCCGCGCGGCCAGCGAGGACCTGACACCCGTGCTTGTGATCGGCGCCCCGCTGCGGCGGAACGGGCGGATCTACAACTGCGCGGTGGTAATCGCGCAGGGCGAAATTCTTGGCGCTGTTCCCAAGAGCTACCTGCCCAATTACCGCGAATTCTACGAAAAGCGCTGGTTCGCGCGCGGCAACAAGTGCCGGAACCTGTGGATCGGCGTGAACGGCGAAGAAGTGCCGTTCGGTGTGGACCTGATCTTCGCCGCGAGCAATCTGCCCGGCTTCACTTTCGGCGTGGAGATCTGCGAGGATTTCTGGAGCCCCACCCCGCCCGGCACCATGGCAGCGCTGGCCGGCGCGACGATCCTGCTCAACCTTTCGGCCAGCAACATCACCATCGGCAAGTCGGACGAGCGGCACATGCTCTGCCGCTCCAGTTCCAGCCGCAATGTCTGCGCTTACGCCTATTCGGCCAGCGGCTTTGGCGAAAGCACGACCGATCTGAGCTGGGACGGCCAGGGCATGATCTACGAACTGGGTGACCTGCTGGTGGAAAGCGTCCGGTTCGAGCTGGAGCCCGAACTGTGCCTGGCCGATGTCGATACCGCGCGCATTCTCAACGACCGGATGCGGATGGGCACTTTCAACGATGCCGCCGAAGATGCCGGGCGACCCGAGGACAGCTTCCGCACTATCGGCTTCGAACACGCTTGTGCCGAAGGCGATATCGGGCTGAAGCGGGCCATCCGCCGTTTCCCTTTCGTCCCCAACCGGCTCGAAAAGCTCGATCAGGACGCTTACGAGGCGTTCAACATCCAGGTCGATGCGCTGATGCGCCGAATGATGGCGACGCGATCGAAGGCGCTGGTGATCGGCATTTCGGGCGGGCTCGATTCGACCCATGCGCTGATCGTGGCGGCCAAGGCCTGCGACACGCTGGGCCTGCCGCGCAGCACAATCCACGGCTATACCATGCCCGGTTTCGCTACTTCGGAAGGGACGAAATCAAACGCGTGGAAGCTGATGCGCGCCTTCGGGATCACGGCGGAGGAAATCGACATCCGCCCCGCCGCGCGGCAGATGCTCGCCGACATGAACCACCCCTTCGCTGACGGCGAGCCGGTGCACGACGTGACTTTCGAGAACGTGCAGGCGGGACTGCGCACCGATTACCTGTTCCGGCTGGCCAACCATCATCACGGCTTCGTGATCGGCACCGGCGACCTGTCCGAACTGGCGTTGGGCTGGTGCACCTATGGCGTGGGCGACCAGATGAGCCATTACGCGGTCAATTCGGGCGTGCCGAAGACGCTGATCCAGTACCTGATCCGCTGGGCGATCCGCAGCGAGCAGTTCGATGCCGAGGTCGACGCGGCGCTCGAAGAAGTCCTGTCGATCGAAATCAGTCCGGAACTGGTCCCTCCCGGCGAGGACGGCGCGATACAGTCGACCGAAAGCATCATCGGCCCTTACGAACTCAACGATTTCTTCCTCCACCACGTGATCCGCTGGGGTCATTCGCCCAGCCATGTCGCCTTCCTGTGCTGGCATGCGTGGAAGGACGCCGCGGAAGGGGAATGGCCGCACGAATTCCCTCACGCGAAGAAGAACGCCTACGATCTGGCGACCATTCGCGGCTGGCTGGAGAAATTCCTCCTGCGGTTCTTCCAGACCAGTCAGTTCAAGCGCAGCGCCTTGCCCAACGGGCCGAAGGTGAGCGCGGGCGGCGCGCTCTCCCCGCGCGGAGACTGGCGCGCGCCGAGCGATTCGGTGGCCGATGTGTGGCTGGCGGAGTTGCGCGGAAAGGTGCCGGAAAGCGATTAA
- a CDS encoding methyltransferase domain-containing protein, with the protein MSDPATLAYYEKAAPRYTLSFGQAPSRHLDAFLDLLEPGAEILELGCGGGRDAARMVERGFRVYATDGVAAMVRKANERFAVGARQMRFDELVAIERYDAVWAHACLLHVPRADLPDVLAAIQRALRPNSWHYASFKLGDGEGRDLLGRLHNFPDPDWIAAAYRDSGFLIEKDKTWTGEGADGTVRDWISLITRKHG; encoded by the coding sequence GTGAGTGATCCGGCCACCCTCGCCTACTACGAGAAAGCCGCACCGCGCTACACGCTGAGCTTCGGGCAGGCGCCCAGCCGCCATCTCGACGCGTTCCTCGACCTGCTGGAGCCGGGCGCAGAAATTCTCGAACTCGGTTGCGGCGGCGGGCGGGATGCGGCGCGGATGGTGGAGCGCGGCTTCCGCGTTTATGCGACAGACGGCGTTGCGGCAATGGTGCGCAAGGCGAATGAGCGCTTCGCCGTTGGCGCGCGACAGATGCGGTTCGACGAACTGGTGGCGATCGAGCGATACGACGCGGTCTGGGCGCACGCTTGCCTGCTGCACGTTCCCAGGGCGGACCTGCCAGACGTGCTCGCAGCGATCCAGCGCGCCTTGCGCCCCAACAGCTGGCACTACGCCAGCTTCAAGCTCGGTGACGGCGAAGGGCGCGATCTGCTGGGTCGCTTGCACAATTTCCCCGATCCCGACTGGATAGCCGCTGCATATCGCGACTCAGGCTTCCTGATCGAAAAGGACAAGACATGGACCGGCGAAGGCGCAGACGGCACGGTACGTGACTGGATCTCGCTCATCACCCGCAAGCACGGCTGA